The Fictibacillus phosphorivorans genomic sequence GCAATCAAAGGGTCGTAACGGTTCCTTCGCCTCAAAGACAAGCTGCATCTCATCGTCACTACCACTCAAAACGAAAGAAAACTTCGAAGGAAACAAACTGTTCATATATTCACTAAATCGTTCTAACGACATATGTAGATGATTGTTAATATGCTTGGGAAGATGAAAGATTGACTCATTTTCCTTATGCATCTTAACAAGGTGGACCTCACCGTTCATTTGCTTAAACAATGAACTTAATTCTGGCACGGTTTGGAGAAGAGACGCCATCGTAAACTTTTCTCCTTCAATATGTTTCATGTGAAACACTTTTTCACAAAAATGATTAAACAGACCTGTTCGTTGTACTTTTACTTCATCATATAGAAACTCGTAACTTCTTTTCTTTCTTTTTCGTGTAGAGAGTCCGTGTGCAAGAACGGCGCTTGAATCGGGATAGCCAGGATCACTACAAAGTATGCATGCTTTCATAAGCTGAGTCATCCCGTAAAAGAGGAGTACAGGCTTTAGCTCTACAGGAGCTTGATCAGCGAGTTTATAATATTTCTTTCCATGCTCGATATAGTAAATAAACCCATATGTATTATCAAAGCTTTTGCCGTTGCTGTCATCCATGTTTAGTTGATGATATTGTTTACTCAAGAATTGCTGCGATTTTTGAGAGGAAAAGAACATATCGAATAAAGCCCAAGGGTCATGTTGCGTCATCATTTCTCCGTCATTCCTCTCTTCGTAAATTATTTGAAAAATCGAACATATTTTGTATTCCTTGACACTAGTTTACCCAGTTGATAATCTACAAATAATATTTTTCAGGAAGATAAATTTGAAGGGGTGGTTAAGGTATGTGGCAAGATAAGTTTGCAAAAGAAGGTTTAACCTTTGATGACGTGTTATTAATTCCAGCAAAATCGTCAGTTTTACCTGGTGATGTTTCAATTAAAACGAGGTTATCTGATACGGTTCAATTGAACATTCCGATCATCAGTGCTGGTATGGACACAGTAACAGAAGCAAACATGGCAATCGCTATGGCACGACAAGGCGGTTTAGGAATTGTACACAAGAACATGTCTATTGAAGAACAAGCAGAACAGATCGACCGTGTTAAACGTTCTGAAAGTGGCGTAATCACAGACCCGTTCTACCTAACACCTGAGCATCAAGTATTTGACGCTGAGCATTTGATGGGTAAATATCGTATCAGCGGTGTACCGATCGTAGATGCTGATAAAAAATTAGTAGGTATCCTAACAAATCGTGATCTCCGTTTTGTTCAGGACTATTCCATCAAGATCTCAGATGTAATGACGAAAGAAAACTTAGTGACTGCACCAGTCGGCACTACGTTAAAAGAAGCTGAAAAAACACTTCAGCAATATAAGATCGAAAAGCTTCCACTTGTGGATGATGAAGGTACGCTACAAGGCTTGATCACCATTAAAGATATCGAGAAAGTGATTGAGTTCCCGAACTCTGCAAAAGACTCACAAGGACGTTTGTTAGTAGGAGCTGCAGTAGGTGTTACGAAGGATGCGCTTCTTCGTGTAGAGAAGTTAGTACAAGCAGGTGTAGATGCGATTGTTATCGACACGGCTCATGGACATTCTGAAGGGGTTCTTCAAAAAGTTCGTGAAGTACGAGATGCATATCCGAAATTAACGATCATCGCAGGTAACGTTGCTACGGCAGAGGCAACTCGCGATCTGATCGAAGCGGGAGCAAGCGTTGTAAAAGTAGGAATCGGACCTGGTTCGATCTGTACAACACGTGTTGTTGCTGGTGTAGGTGTACCACAAGTAACGGCTGTTTATGATTGTGCTACAGAAGCGAAGAAGTATGGAGTACCAATCATCGCTGATGGTGGTATCAAATACTCTGGAGACATCGTTAAAGCGATCGCAGCAGGCGGACATGCTGTTATGCTAGGCAGTATGCTTGCTGGTGTATCTGAGAGTCCAGGAGAGCGTGAAATCTTCCAAGGACGTCAATTTAAAGTGTATCGCGGTATGGGTTCAGTCGGTGCGATGGAGCGAGGAAGCAGCGACCGCTATTTCCAGGAAAATAATAAGAAGCTTGTTCCAGAAGGTATCGAAGGACGATTACCTTACAAAGGACCATTGGCTGATACGATCTATCAGTTAGTAGGCGGTATCCGTTCAGGTATGGGTTATTGTGGAACAGCAACGATCGATGAGCTTCAAAATGATTCCCGTTTTGTAAAAATTACGGGTGCTGGACTTCGTGAAAGTCATCCGCACCAAGTTCAAATTACTAAAGAAGCACCAAATTATTCAGTCTAAAGACACATTTTTAGGACAGAGGTATAACCTCTGTCTATTTTTTTGAAAATGTGTATGGTACAATAACTTTTGTGTGTAAATGGGTTTGGAGGTGCAGTTTTTTGAACAGCAAGATAAAACAACTTTTAGTGGTGACACTGATTTTTTCATTTTTTACGACGAGTTTATTAGGATTTTCTAAGTCAGCAAGTGCGGCACCGTCTCTAGATGTAGCAGCTGAAGGGGCTATACTTGTGGATGCAGAAACGGGGAAAATATTATATCAGAAAAATGCTGATAAGTTACTCGCTCCTGCAAGTATGAGTAAGATGATGACCGAATACCTATTACTAGAAGCCATTGACAAGAAAAAGATATCTTGGGATCAGAAAACAAGTATTTCTGAATATGCCCATAAGATTTCTCAAAACCGAACGTTATCAAACGTACCATTACGTGTAGATGAAAAATATACAGTTCGTGAGTTATACCAAGCGATGGCGATCTATTCTGCTAATGGAGCAACGATCGCATTATCAGAACTAATTGCGGGCTCTGAAGGTGAGTTCGTTAAAAAGATGAATGCCAAAGCTAAAGAACTTGGCATGAAAGATTTCAACTTCGTAAACTCAACAGGCCTTAACAATAAAGACTTGTTTGGTAATCATAATTCTGGCAGTGAAACAGACGAGAACATGATGAGTCCTCGTGCTACTGCTATTCTAGCGTTCAGCTTACTTAACGATCATCCAGAAGTATTAGAAACGGCAAGTGTTCCACGTTTGAAATTCCGTGAAGGTACAGATGACGAAATTCAGATGGAGAACTGGAACTGGATGCTTCCTGAGCTTAACAGTGGCTACGAGGGAGTAGACGGATTAAAAACAGGATCTACAGATATCGCAGGTAACTGTTTTACAGGGACAGTGAAAAAAGGAGATACTCGCCTTATTTCAGTTGTTATGAAAACAGGAACTCGTTTAGATCGATTTAAAGAAACTAAGAAACTATTTGATTTTGGATTTGCAAACTTTGAAAAAGAGCAGATCTTACCGGATAACTATCAAGTAAAAGGCAACAAAACAGTTCCTGTCGTAAAAGGTAAGGAAAAAGAAGTGAAAGTTGCTACGAAAGAACCTCTTTCTATGGTGATTAAAAGAGGAGAGAAAGAAAACTATAAGCCTAAATTTGTTATGGATAAGAAGAAGATGACAAAAGAAGGCGAACTGACAGCACCTGTTAAAAAAGGTGAAGTTGTCGGTCATATCAATGTTGAGTATACAGGCAGCGGCGAAGACTATGGCTACCTACTCAATGGAGAAACAAAAGGTAAGACAGAAGTAGTAACGACTCAATCCGTTGAAAAAGCGAACTGGTTCGTTCTTGCTTTACGCGGTGTTGGCGGATTCTTTGGCGGACTTTGGTCTGGTGCCGTTGACATGGTTAAAGGCTGGTTCTAATCGTATATGAATTCAAGAAGTTCTTTAGCAATTTGCTGAGGAGCTTCTTTTTTTCTGAAAATATAGAGAGCTTGCGCTTTTTTTGATTTGCGATAAAATAGATGAGAATACTAGTTTTATCTTAAAACAACCGAAAATTGTTGTTATAACACATATAATTCAGGGGGTAGTAAGCATGTTAAAAACAGGTACTGAACGTGTTAAAAGAGGAATGGCTGAAATGCAAAAAGGCGGCGTCATCATGGACGTTGTTAACGCAGAGCAAGCTCGTATAGCAGAAGCTGCAGGAGCGGTAGCCGTAATGGCACTTGAGCGTGTTCCTTCAGATATTCGTGCTGCAGGTGGAGTAGCGCGTATGGCTGATCCTACAATCACAGAAGAAGTTTTGAATGCTGTTTCTATTCCCGTAATGGCGAAGGCGCGTATCGGACATATCGTTGAAGCGCGTGTTCTTGAAGCGATGGGTGTTGACTATATCGATGAGAGTGAAGTACTGACTCCAGCGGATGAAGTTTTCCACTTATTGAAAAGCGATTACACAGTTCCTTTCGTATGCGGAGCACGAGATCTTGGAGAAGCGTCACGCCGTATCGCTGAAGGTGCATCCATGCTTCGTACAAAAGGCGAGCCTGGTACAGGTAACATCGTTGAGGCGGTACGCCACATGAGAATGATTCAAGGTCAGATTCGCAAAGTAGTTGCTATGAGCGAAGATGAGTTGATGACAGAAGCTAAGAACTTAGGTGCACCATTCGAAGTTCTTCTTCAAATTAAAAAAGCGGGCAAGCTGCCTGTCGTTAACTTTGCAGCAGGCGGAATCGCAACACCAGCAGATGCAGCGCTTATGATGGAACTTGGCGCTGACGGCGTATTCGTCGGATCAGGAATCTTCAAGTCTGAGAACCCAGAAAAGTTTGCTCGTGCGATCGTTGAAGCGACAACTCACTACCAAGATTACAAACTAATCGCTGAACTATCTAAAGGTCTCGGAACGGCAATGAAAGGGATCGACATCTCAACGCTAGCTCACGGTGAGCGCATGCAGGAGCGAGGCTGGTAAATCCATGCTGAAAATCGGAGTATTAGCCTTACAAGGTGCGGTACGGGAGCATGTAGCAGCGATTGAAGCAAGCGGAGCAGAAGCCGTAGCGGTAAAGCGTATAGCTGAACTATCAGACTTAGACGGTTTAGTGATACCAGGCGGCGAGAGTACAGCGATGAGACGATTGATCGATAAATATGATTTTCTAGAACCTTTAAAGAAGTTTGCTCAAAATAAACCAGTCTTCGGCACGTGTGCAGGATTGATCTTGATGGCTAAACGCATCCAAGGACAAGATTCTGCACACCTTGAACTGATCGATATGACAGTTGAGCGTAATGCGTTCGGACGCCAGGTGGACAGTTTTGAAGCAGATCTCATGATCCATGGTGTAGGAGAAGAGTATACAGGCGTATTTATTCGAGCACCGTTTATCGTTGAAGTCGGGCCGGAAGTAGAGATTCTATCGAAGCATAATGATCGAATCGTAGCGGCTAAACAAGGACATTTCCTCTGTGCAGCCTTCCATCCAGAGCTAACTGACGACTACCGACTTCATCAATATTTTGTAAAAATGGTACAATCGGCGAAAGAAGTAGTTGCATAAAATACAAAAATGCTGTACATTACTATAAAATCATTATAAAAAATCAATGACAGGAACTAGTAGCAAAAATTACTTTGTTTAGAGAGTCGGTGGCTGGTGAAAACCGATCAAAGTGTTTTGTGAATCCATCCTCGAGTGAAGAGCTGAACGTTCAGTAAGCTTTTCCGGTGAAGAACCGTTACATGTAATCGAGCCGGCAATAGAAATTCTATTGCAATTAGGGTGGCAACGCGGGTTAACTCTCGTCCCTATTTCTAATTTTTATTAGAGATAGCGGGCGGGAGTTTTTTGGTGTTGATGTTGATCTTTTAATTCCCTTCCATGCATTTTGATTGGAGCGCAAGATGCGCGACTCCTAATGGCGCAAAGCGCTAGGAGGCTCACCGCACGCCCCGTGGAAAGCGAGCAATCTGGAGCGGAAATCAACTACTAACATGAGTGACCATGTAAGCGAAAACCGTGATTTTTTATAAACTAAAGGAGGACATAAACATGTTAGACTTAAAATTTGTTCGTGCCAATTTTGAAGAAGTAAAAGAAAAGTTATCTGCACGTGGTGAAGACCTATCTGGTTTAGATAAATTCGAAGCCTTAGATCAGCGCCGCCGTGAGTTGATCGGTGAAACAGAAGCTCTTAAATCTAAGCGTAATGAAGTATCTAAGCAGGTAGCAGAATTCAAGCGTGAGAAAAAAGACGCGGACCACCTGATCACAGAGATGCGTGAAGTAGGCGATAAGATCAAGACGATGGACGATGAGCTTCGTCAAGTAGAAGAAGACCTTCACGCTATCATGCTGACGTTACCTAACATACCGCATGAAAGTGTTCCTGTCGGTGAGACTGAGGATGATAATGTTCCTGTACGTCACTGGGGAGATGTTCCTGAATTTGCTTTTGAAGCAAAACCTCACTGGGATATTGCGACTGATCTGAACATCGTTGATTTCGAACGTGGAGCAAAAGTGACAGGCAGCCGTTTCGCTTTTTATAAAGGATTAGGTGCTCGCCTAGAGCGTGCTCTTATTAACTTCATGATGGATCTGCATGAAGACGAGCACGGCTATACAGAGGTGCTACCTCCATACATGGTAAACCGTCAAAGCATGACAGGAACAGGTCAACTTCCAAAGTTTGAAGAAGACGCATTTAAAATTCGCGAAGAAGACTATTTCTTGATTCCAACTTCTGAAGTTCCTGTAACAAACATGCACAGAGAAGAAATTCTAACTGCTGATGAACTTCCGATTACGTATGCAGCGTACAGCGCTTGTTTCCGTTCTGAAGCGGGATCTGCAGGACGCGACACGCGCGGTTTGATCCGTCAGCATCAGTTCAACAAAGTAGAACTAGTTCGCTTCGTTAAACCTGAGGATTCTTATGATGAGCTAGAGAAGCTTACAGGACATGCTGAAAAGGTACTTCAGCTGCTTAACCTTCCATACCGCGTGCTGAGCATGTGTACAGCTGATCTAGGCTTCACAGCAGCGAAGAAATATGATATTGAAGTATACCTTCCAAGTTACGGTGAGTACCGCGAGATTTCTTCTTGCTCTAACTTTGAAGATTTCCAAGCTCGCCGTGCACAGATTCGTTTCCGTCGTGATGCAAAAGGGAAGCCAGAATTCGTACACACGCTAAATGGATCTGGACTTGCGATCGGTCGTACAGTAGCCGCTATCTTAGAGAACTACCAACAAGAAGATGGCACTGTTGTCATTCCAGAAGTTCTGCGTCCTTATATGGGCAACAAAGAAGTAATTAAGTAAACAAATGAAGAAGCTGACTCAAAAATGGTTCCCAAAGGACCTTTAGAGTCAGCTTTTATATGTTTACGGGGTGTAAACGTATTAGTATCGGTGGTGGTAAGAAGATTTCAGGTGGTAAGATGGCGATTACCGGTGATAAAGTAGGATTTACAGGTGAAAAACTTTAGGTTTCAGGTGGAAAACACAGTTTTAGCGGTGAACGTGTAATAAATATAAGAACACGTACCGTAAAATCGTACCTACAAAAAAGACAAACAAACTTTCATATAAAAAATCAAAAAAAGTTTTTGAAAACCGTTGACACTTTATTTAACAGCATGTTATTATAGTTCTTGTCAGTCACACGGAGGTATACCCAAGTCCGGCTGAAGGGATCGGTCTTGAAAACCGACAGGGGTTTAACGACCCGCGGGGGTTCGAATCCCTCTACCTCCTCCATATACATATTCAACCTCATCTGAGTAACTCAGATGAGGTTTTTTGTTGTTGTTTTTTTCTTTTTCAAAAACTTTCAAAAACACCGATAGAAAACCCTAAAATATTTTAACCATTCATACCAATGTATGTAAGCGCTACCACTTTAAAGCGATAAAATTTAGTATTGACAGAACTTTTAGACAGGGCGTATGATGACAACTATAACTTAATTCAATAATGCAATGCTTATTCAGAGAGACCGAGGGATCAGGCCCTATGACGTCCGGCAACCTCCATAATGGAACGGTGCTACTTCCTGCAGAATGATGATTCATTCTGGAAGATAAGTCGATGATTACTTATTCGCCCTCTTCCATGGAATGAAGAGGGCTTTTTTATATGGTAAGGGGGAGGACATATGATCAAAATCAAGGACGTTACGAAAATATATAAAGTAAAAGGTAAAGAGATCGTCGGGGTAAAGAATGTTTCACTGACGATCGATAAAGGCGAGATCTTTGGCATTGTCGGATATAGCGGGGCTGGAAAGAGTTCGTTGTTGCGCTGTCTGAACTTATTAGAAAAACCAACATCAGGAGAAATCAGAATTGATGGAATCCCGATTACGAAACTAGGTAAAAAGGAGTTGCGCGAGGAGCGTCTGAAGATCGGCATGATCTTTCAGCATTTTTATTTGATCAGTGCGAAGACCGTTTTTGAGAACATCGCATTCGCTTTAAAAGCAGCAGGAAAAACGAAAGAAGAAATCAACGAGAAAACAAATGAGCTTTTAAAAATGGTGGGATTAGAGGAGCAAAAAGATCAGTACCCTTCACAGCTGAGTGGTGGCCAGAAACAGCGTGTTGGTATTGCGAGAGCTCTTGCGAACGATCCGAAGGTATTGCTTTGTGATGAAGCGACTTCAGCTCTTGATCCGAACACGACGAAATCGATTCTTTCCTTGCTAAAGTCCATCAATAAAAAGTTAGGCATTACGATCGTGCTGATTACGCATGAGATGGAAGTAGTAAAAGAGATCTGCCACCGAATGGCGATCATGCAGGACGGAGAGATCATCGAGTCGGGTGATGTGTATAACATATTTGCTAATCCAGAAAAAGAGCTCACAAAAACGTTCATCAGCTCTGTTATCCAGATGGATCTACCAGAACCTCTTCTTAAGAACAGAAAAGGAACAGTGATCAAGATTCAGTTTAAAGGAGCCATTGCAGAAGAAGCTGTAGTTTCTGAGCTTTTCCAAAACTATCGTGTAAAAGGGAATATCCTTCACGGTAAAATCGAATACATTCAGGAAACACCGCTTGGTATCTTCATCATGGAACTTGTCGGTGAAGAAGCTGAAGTGAAGCGAGCGATCTCGTATATTGAGAGTCGCATAGAAAATCTTGAGGTGGTGAAACAAGTTGCTTGATTCTATTTTAAACATCCTTCCAGACCTGAATAAGGCATTCTTTGAAACGCTATATATGGTCGCTATATCACTCGGTGTATCATTAGTGGTTGGCCTACCGCTTGGAATCATCCTATTTATAACCGACAAAGGATTGTTGTTTGAGAATGCGTGGATCAAACAGATCGCGGGCATTCTTGTGAACTTGATCCGCTCTGTGCCATTCATCATTTTATTAGTCGCTTTATTACCGTTAACTCAGCTGATCACAGGAACGACGATCGGACCAACAGCAGCATCTGTCTCACTGTCTGTCGCAGCCATACCATTCTTTGCAAGGCTCGTAGAAACGTCATTACGAGAGATCGATAAAGGCGTGATTGAAGCGGCCGTTGCAGTAGGCGCTACGCCATGGATGATCATCCGTGAAGTGCTTCTACCAGAAGCGAAGCCAGGAATCGTTCAAGCGATAACAGTCACAGCCATCAGCTTGCTAGGCTATTCAGCCATGGCCGGCATCGTCGGCGGAGGAGGAATCGGCGATTTCGCCATCCGCTTCGGTTACTATCGCTATGACAACACGATCATGCTAACAACCGTCATACTACTAATCGTAATCGTCCAGCTCATGCAAGTCATCGGAGACGGTGCAGCAAAGGCTGTAAATAAAAGATAATTTTTTTTCTAAAGGGTAGACGAGAAAAGATTCATCTTTAAAGGTTTAGGTTTAAAAGACTTCAAGGGCAAGTTGATTGGAGTGCAAGATGCGAGACTCCTGGGGGATCAGCGGGACAGGTGAGACCCCGCCAGCGCAAAGCGCTAGGGAGGCTCACCGCACGCCCCCCGGAAAGGGAGCATCTGGAACGTAAATCAACCACTCACAAAAACATCATGTATTTGCAAAAACAATTTTAAAAAGGGGATCAACATGAAAAAAATCATACTTACATTACTAACCGCACTGCTAGCTTTCGGCCTAGCAGGATGCTCATCTTCATCAGATGCATCAAAAGATAAAGAAGTAACACTTGGCGCAACAGCAGGACCATACACAGACATGGTCAACAAAGCGATCAAACCCTCACTAGAGAAAAAAGGATACAAAGTAAAAGTCATTGAATTCAGCGATTATATTCAACCCAACATGGCATTATCAAAAGGCGATCTAGACGCTAACCTTTTTCAGCACAAAGTGTACATGGAGAATTTCGCAAAAGAAAAGAACTTAAAGCTGTCAGAAGTCATCATCGTTCCAACAGCACCGATGGGCCTCTATTCTGAGAAATTCAAATCAGTTAAGGACATAAAAGAAGGCAGCACTGTCGCTATTCCGAACGATCCGGTCAACTTAGCGCGCACGTTGCTCATGCTTGAAGATGCAAAACTGATCACCATCAAAGAGGGAATCAACGAACTGACAGCATCTGAAAAAGATGTGAAAGACAATCCAAAGAAACTTGTGTTCAAACCATTAGAAGCGGCACAGCTTCCTCGTGCTG encodes the following:
- the pdxS gene encoding pyridoxal 5'-phosphate synthase lyase subunit PdxS, whose protein sequence is MLKTGTERVKRGMAEMQKGGVIMDVVNAEQARIAEAAGAVAVMALERVPSDIRAAGGVARMADPTITEEVLNAVSIPVMAKARIGHIVEARVLEAMGVDYIDESEVLTPADEVFHLLKSDYTVPFVCGARDLGEASRRIAEGASMLRTKGEPGTGNIVEAVRHMRMIQGQIRKVVAMSEDELMTEAKNLGAPFEVLLQIKKAGKLPVVNFAAGGIATPADAALMMELGADGVFVGSGIFKSENPEKFARAIVEATTHYQDYKLIAELSKGLGTAMKGIDISTLAHGERMQERGW
- a CDS encoding methionine ABC transporter permease, with product MLDSILNILPDLNKAFFETLYMVAISLGVSLVVGLPLGIILFITDKGLLFENAWIKQIAGILVNLIRSVPFIILLVALLPLTQLITGTTIGPTAASVSLSVAAIPFFARLVETSLREIDKGVIEAAVAVGATPWMIIREVLLPEAKPGIVQAITVTAISLLGYSAMAGIVGGGGIGDFAIRFGYYRYDNTIMLTTVILLIVIVQLMQVIGDGAAKAVNKR
- a CDS encoding methionine ABC transporter ATP-binding protein encodes the protein MIKIKDVTKIYKVKGKEIVGVKNVSLTIDKGEIFGIVGYSGAGKSSLLRCLNLLEKPTSGEIRIDGIPITKLGKKELREERLKIGMIFQHFYLISAKTVFENIAFALKAAGKTKEEINEKTNELLKMVGLEEQKDQYPSQLSGGQKQRVGIARALANDPKVLLCDEATSALDPNTTKSILSLLKSINKKLGITIVLITHEMEVVKEICHRMAIMQDGEIIESGDVYNIFANPEKELTKTFISSVIQMDLPEPLLKNRKGTVIKIQFKGAIAEEAVVSELFQNYRVKGNILHGKIEYIQETPLGIFIMELVGEEAEVKRAISYIESRIENLEVVKQVA
- a CDS encoding MetQ/NlpA family ABC transporter substrate-binding protein; this translates as MKKIILTLLTALLAFGLAGCSSSSDASKDKEVTLGATAGPYTDMVNKAIKPSLEKKGYKVKVIEFSDYIQPNMALSKGDLDANLFQHKVYMENFAKEKNLKLSEVIIVPTAPMGLYSEKFKSVKDIKEGSTVAIPNDPVNLARTLLMLEDAKLITIKEGINELTASEKDVKDNPKKLVFKPLEAAQLPRAVQSADVAAVPGNFALAAKMDLLDAIQLENMPDTYRNRVVVNTKDVDSAFAKDIKKVVESKEFEEVIDKEFEGFGKPEWMKK
- the guaB gene encoding IMP dehydrogenase, translating into MWQDKFAKEGLTFDDVLLIPAKSSVLPGDVSIKTRLSDTVQLNIPIISAGMDTVTEANMAIAMARQGGLGIVHKNMSIEEQAEQIDRVKRSESGVITDPFYLTPEHQVFDAEHLMGKYRISGVPIVDADKKLVGILTNRDLRFVQDYSIKISDVMTKENLVTAPVGTTLKEAEKTLQQYKIEKLPLVDDEGTLQGLITIKDIEKVIEFPNSAKDSQGRLLVGAAVGVTKDALLRVEKLVQAGVDAIVIDTAHGHSEGVLQKVREVRDAYPKLTIIAGNVATAEATRDLIEAGASVVKVGIGPGSICTTRVVAGVGVPQVTAVYDCATEAKKYGVPIIADGGIKYSGDIVKAIAAGGHAVMLGSMLAGVSESPGEREIFQGRQFKVYRGMGSVGAMERGSSDRYFQENNKKLVPEGIEGRLPYKGPLADTIYQLVGGIRSGMGYCGTATIDELQNDSRFVKITGAGLRESHPHQVQITKEAPNYSV
- a CDS encoding D-alanyl-D-alanine carboxypeptidase family protein, encoding MVTLIFSFFTTSLLGFSKSASAAPSLDVAAEGAILVDAETGKILYQKNADKLLAPASMSKMMTEYLLLEAIDKKKISWDQKTSISEYAHKISQNRTLSNVPLRVDEKYTVRELYQAMAIYSANGATIALSELIAGSEGEFVKKMNAKAKELGMKDFNFVNSTGLNNKDLFGNHNSGSETDENMMSPRATAILAFSLLNDHPEVLETASVPRLKFREGTDDEIQMENWNWMLPELNSGYEGVDGLKTGSTDIAGNCFTGTVKKGDTRLISVVMKTGTRLDRFKETKKLFDFGFANFEKEQILPDNYQVKGNKTVPVVKGKEKEVKVATKEPLSMVIKRGEKENYKPKFVMDKKKMTKEGELTAPVKKGEVVGHINVEYTGSGEDYGYLLNGETKGKTEVVTTQSVEKANWFVLALRGVGGFFGGLWSGAVDMVKGWF
- a CDS encoding YaaC family protein, which codes for MMTQHDPWALFDMFFSSQKSQQFLSKQYHQLNMDDSNGKSFDNTYGFIYYIEHGKKYYKLADQAPVELKPVLLFYGMTQLMKACILCSDPGYPDSSAVLAHGLSTRKRKKRSYEFLYDEVKVQRTGLFNHFCEKVFHMKHIEGEKFTMASLLQTVPELSSLFKQMNGEVHLVKMHKENESIFHLPKHINNHLHMSLERFSEYMNSLFPSKFSFVLSGSDDEMQLVFEAKEPLRPFDCFPLSYHLQDKTYYLPVNRDLLQSPTLNEFMVHYVILYNLSMLSRYDTEWWSELFHTYSSEELPYIQQFLNITAQKIPYLFGVMLQMRN
- the serS gene encoding serine--tRNA ligase, translated to MLDLKFVRANFEEVKEKLSARGEDLSGLDKFEALDQRRRELIGETEALKSKRNEVSKQVAEFKREKKDADHLITEMREVGDKIKTMDDELRQVEEDLHAIMLTLPNIPHESVPVGETEDDNVPVRHWGDVPEFAFEAKPHWDIATDLNIVDFERGAKVTGSRFAFYKGLGARLERALINFMMDLHEDEHGYTEVLPPYMVNRQSMTGTGQLPKFEEDAFKIREEDYFLIPTSEVPVTNMHREEILTADELPITYAAYSACFRSEAGSAGRDTRGLIRQHQFNKVELVRFVKPEDSYDELEKLTGHAEKVLQLLNLPYRVLSMCTADLGFTAAKKYDIEVYLPSYGEYREISSCSNFEDFQARRAQIRFRRDAKGKPEFVHTLNGSGLAIGRTVAAILENYQQEDGTVVIPEVLRPYMGNKEVIK
- the pdxT gene encoding pyridoxal 5'-phosphate synthase glutaminase subunit PdxT yields the protein MLKIGVLALQGAVREHVAAIEASGAEAVAVKRIAELSDLDGLVIPGGESTAMRRLIDKYDFLEPLKKFAQNKPVFGTCAGLILMAKRIQGQDSAHLELIDMTVERNAFGRQVDSFEADLMIHGVGEEYTGVFIRAPFIVEVGPEVEILSKHNDRIVAAKQGHFLCAAFHPELTDDYRLHQYFVKMVQSAKEVVA